In Pseudomonadales bacterium, a single window of DNA contains:
- a CDS encoding nucleotide pyrophosphohydrolase — protein sequence MHQLESIKLKLRKFAEDRDWDQFHSPKNLSMALIAEAAELVEHFQWLTEQQSYKLSENKLGEVEEELADIQIYLVRIADKLNIDLLSAANRKIEINEKKYPPEKVKGSPKKYTEY from the coding sequence ATGCATCAGTTAGAGTCAATTAAGTTGAAACTCCGTAAATTTGCCGAAGACCGTGACTGGGATCAGTTTCACTCTCCAAAGAACCTTTCGATGGCGCTAATAGCGGAAGCGGCTGAGCTTGTTGAGCATTTTCAATGGCTGACAGAACAACAGTCATACAAATTGTCCGAAAATAAATTGGGTGAAGTAGAAGAGGAGCTAGCAGACATACAGATTTATCTCGTCAGAATCGCAGATAAGTTAAATATTGACTTATTGAGTGCGGCAAATAGGAAAATCGAAATAAACGAGAAAAAATATCCTCCAGAAAAAGTAAAAGGTAGTCCTAAAAAATATACTGAATATTAG
- a CDS encoding 2OG-Fe(II) oxygenase: MIQRLSDGISQVPPADEDLFERIANGIETQGYVILPTTLPSPVGDSLLQYLSILEEERFHQAQIGRGQEQTPNQFIRRDKIYWMEETHPNAKVWFDWTQRLKTYLNRRLFLGLFSFESHFALYQPGDFYKKHLDAFRGESNRVLTLVTYLNMGWEPDQGGELVLYNPQDDSEICKVVPTFGTLILFLSEEFPHEVLAANRDRYSVAGWFRVNTSINHQIDPPR, translated from the coding sequence TTGATACAAAGACTTTCCGATGGTATTTCCCAGGTTCCGCCAGCGGACGAAGACCTATTCGAGCGCATCGCCAATGGTATCGAAACCCAAGGCTACGTCATTCTGCCCACGACACTGCCCTCCCCAGTTGGCGACAGCCTGCTGCAATACCTAAGCATATTGGAGGAAGAGCGTTTTCACCAAGCCCAAATTGGTCGTGGTCAGGAACAAACGCCAAATCAATTTATCCGACGCGACAAAATCTATTGGATGGAAGAAACCCATCCCAACGCCAAAGTTTGGTTCGACTGGACACAACGACTCAAGACTTATCTGAATCGCCGCCTGTTCCTGGGTTTATTCTCCTTCGAAAGCCATTTCGCGCTATACCAACCGGGCGACTTTTACAAAAAGCACCTCGATGCCTTTCGCGGCGAATCCAACCGAGTGCTGACCCTAGTGACTTATCTGAATATGGGCTGGGAGCCAGATCAGGGCGGCGAACTGGTGCTTTACAACCCCCAAGATGACAGTGAAATCTGTAAAGTAGTACCTACCTTCGGCACCTTGATTTTATTTCTCAGCGAAGAGTTCCCTCATGAAGTCCTGGCCGCAAACCGAGACCGCTACAGCGTTGCAGGTTGGTTTAGGGTGAATACATCGATCAATCATCAGATAGATCCGCCTAGATGA
- a CDS encoding phosphoenolpyruvate carboxylase, with product MTSLYNQQVGTKYHIYNSLFLNLPFRNVYETGTLLPLFHRQCEEGFSNGLDATEIIEGFFRDYTQDNLKYEHIDLLFKFIQYVERQIALFDSIEDSAFEQINDISGKGSLKALLTQASQNGTELKLKEKLQHFSLRVVLTAHPTQFYPGPVLGILTDLEQAIREHDLATINLLLQQLGKTGFIKNEKPTPFDEAVSLCWFLENVFYGTIADIVQSLGNQLQIPLETWNNEGLIKIGFWPGGDRDGNPFVNSETTLKVAARLRETILRCYYRDVRLLKRRLTFAGLDKALSNIEQTLYAMTFAGETGYSTADALLEELGNVRQQLIAEHDGLFLNLLDEYMLKVNLFGFHFATLDIRQDSRKHEQVWKVLLDHLDSPNSDDFEQLPDQEKINHLLSLQHSPEDLQTPDAFANDTLASVAAIKQIQENNGRSGCERYVISNCQAALHVIQVFALCKLMHQTEHPQVDVVPLFETIDDLSHAEKIMAELYSLPEYRKHLRQRDNKQTIMLGFSDGTKDGGYLRANWSIFRAKEQLTLLSKQYGITTLFFDGRGGPPARGGGNTHDFYASLGNTIEQDEVQITIQGQTISSNFGRATSCKYNLEQLLSAGLQSVVETGADSNLSEADKALLDALADAGYQAYLDLKHDPKFVPYLEDITPLTFFGDTNIGSRPVKRNSSEGLKFEDLRAIPFVGAWAMMKQNIPGFYGVGSALEALQKKGQLEELKALYQRSLFFRTLIGNSMMSLTKTNFAATQGLRHDAEYSEFWQKMHTEFERSVHMVLEVSELSELMGNNLLKRDSVQLRESIVLPVVTIQQYALTKLRTLGPDEKADESLYRKLIIRCMFGIINAARNSA from the coding sequence ATGACATCTCTTTACAATCAACAGGTCGGCACCAAGTATCATATCTATAACAGCCTATTTTTAAACCTGCCATTTCGCAACGTTTATGAGACTGGCACCTTGCTACCCCTATTTCATCGGCAGTGTGAGGAAGGGTTCAGTAACGGTTTGGACGCTACCGAAATTATCGAAGGATTTTTTCGCGACTATACGCAGGATAACCTGAAGTACGAGCATATCGACCTGCTCTTCAAGTTCATTCAGTATGTCGAGCGACAAATTGCGCTATTTGATTCCATTGAAGATTCCGCTTTTGAGCAGATAAACGATATCAGTGGCAAAGGATCACTAAAGGCATTATTAACCCAAGCCAGCCAAAACGGGACCGAGCTTAAACTGAAGGAAAAGTTGCAGCACTTTAGCCTGCGCGTAGTGCTGACGGCTCACCCGACTCAATTCTACCCCGGCCCGGTGTTGGGTATTTTGACTGATTTAGAACAAGCCATTCGTGAACATGATTTAGCAACCATCAATCTGTTGCTGCAACAGCTAGGGAAAACCGGCTTTATTAAAAATGAAAAGCCGACGCCTTTCGATGAAGCTGTCAGCCTTTGTTGGTTTCTGGAAAACGTTTTCTATGGAACTATCGCAGATATCGTGCAGAGTTTGGGAAATCAATTACAAATACCGCTGGAAACCTGGAACAACGAGGGGCTGATTAAAATCGGCTTTTGGCCGGGTGGTGACCGCGACGGTAATCCGTTCGTGAATAGTGAAACCACTCTCAAGGTAGCCGCCCGCCTGCGTGAAACGATTTTAAGATGCTATTACCGCGACGTTCGCTTGCTCAAGCGTCGACTCACCTTTGCCGGCCTTGATAAAGCACTTAGTAACATCGAGCAGACGCTCTACGCCATGACCTTTGCCGGTGAAACAGGTTACAGCACAGCCGATGCGCTGCTAGAAGAACTGGGTAATGTGAGGCAACAGTTGATTGCGGAGCATGACGGTTTGTTTCTTAACTTGCTGGATGAGTACATGCTCAAAGTAAACCTCTTTGGGTTTCACTTTGCGACGCTAGATATTCGTCAGGATAGTCGTAAGCACGAACAAGTGTGGAAGGTACTGTTGGATCACTTGGACAGCCCTAACAGCGATGACTTTGAACAACTGCCTGATCAGGAAAAGATTAACCACCTGCTATCGCTGCAGCATAGCCCAGAAGATTTACAAACCCCGGATGCGTTTGCCAATGACACTCTCGCTAGCGTCGCTGCTATCAAACAAATTCAGGAAAATAACGGGCGCTCCGGTTGCGAACGTTATGTCATCAGCAACTGTCAGGCGGCACTGCATGTCATTCAGGTATTTGCGCTGTGTAAGCTCATGCATCAAACCGAACATCCCCAGGTGGATGTGGTGCCGTTATTCGAAACTATCGACGACCTCAGTCACGCCGAGAAAATAATGGCGGAGTTATACTCGCTTCCCGAATACCGCAAACATCTGCGCCAGCGAGATAACAAGCAGACCATCATGTTGGGTTTTTCAGATGGCACTAAAGACGGTGGTTATCTACGTGCGAACTGGTCGATTTTCCGAGCAAAAGAGCAGTTAACCCTTCTTTCCAAACAATACGGCATTACCACGCTGTTCTTCGATGGCCGCGGCGGCCCGCCCGCGCGCGGCGGCGGCAATACCCATGATTTTTATGCTTCTCTCGGCAACACCATTGAGCAGGATGAGGTGCAAATAACCATCCAAGGGCAGACCATCAGCTCTAACTTTGGTCGCGCAACTTCCTGTAAGTATAACCTCGAGCAACTGCTGTCGGCTGGTTTACAGAGCGTCGTTGAGACAGGTGCAGACTCCAACCTCAGCGAAGCCGACAAAGCCTTACTTGACGCCTTGGCTGATGCCGGTTATCAAGCCTATCTCGACCTTAAACATGACCCCAAATTTGTTCCTTATCTGGAAGATATCACGCCGCTAACCTTTTTTGGCGACACCAATATTGGCTCGCGCCCGGTGAAGCGGAATTCCAGCGAAGGTTTAAAATTTGAAGACCTGCGCGCAATACCCTTCGTCGGCGCCTGGGCGATGATGAAACAAAACATTCCCGGATTTTACGGTGTCGGCTCAGCCCTCGAAGCACTGCAAAAGAAAGGCCAGCTAGAAGAGTTAAAAGCCTTATACCAACGCTCTCTCTTTTTTCGCACGCTGATTGGTAACAGCATGATGTCTTTGACTAAAACTAACTTTGCAGCCACCCAAGGCCTACGGCACGACGCTGAGTACAGTGAATTTTGGCAAAAGATGCATACCGAATTTGAACGCTCGGTGCACATGGTGCTGGAAGTCTCCGAACTATCGGAACTGATGGGTAATAACCTGTTAAAACGGGATTCAGTACAACTTAGGGAATCAATCGTACTTCCTGTCGTCACCATTCAGCAATATGCACTCACCAAGCTGAGAACCCTGGGGCCAGATGAAAAGGCGGATGAATCGCTTTACCGCAAACTGATTATCCGCTGTATGTTTGGCATCATTAATGCTGCACGCAATTCTGCATGA
- a CDS encoding HIT family protein: MAYDSENIFAKILRGEAPAFKVYENEFALAFMDVMPQVDGHTLVIPKDNAENLYDADPLILGETIQMVQMVARGVKKAFKAPGVMIAQLNGSEAGQTVFHLHFHIMPRFQGLEFKIHARDMADFSLLETHAQKVREALGK; this comes from the coding sequence ATGGCATACGATTCAGAGAATATTTTTGCGAAAATTCTACGCGGCGAAGCACCAGCGTTTAAGGTCTACGAAAACGAATTTGCTTTAGCCTTTATGGACGTTATGCCGCAAGTTGATGGGCATACGTTGGTCATACCCAAGGATAATGCCGAAAATCTTTATGATGCAGACCCGCTGATTCTAGGCGAAACGATACAGATGGTGCAGATGGTCGCGCGTGGCGTAAAAAAAGCGTTCAAAGCCCCCGGCGTGATGATTGCTCAGCTTAATGGCTCTGAAGCTGGGCAAACGGTTTTCCACTTACACTTCCACATCATGCCAAGGTTTCAAGGGCTTGAGTTTAAAATCCACGCTCGTGATATGGCAGACTTTAGCCTGCTGGAAACTCACGCGCAAAAAGTTCGTGAGGCGTTAGGTAAGTGA
- a CDS encoding EVE domain-containing protein, translating to MHWLFKTEPDEFSIDDLKADGTARWDGIRNYQARNFLRDQVKLGDSVFIYHSSCARPGIAGQAEVIKTAYPDPAQFDAESRYYDPKATKDAPRWFCVDVRWRATFPELLSLTRLKQLPVLEDMVLLKQGRLSVQPVTAEQWRVIEALAG from the coding sequence ATGCACTGGCTATTCAAAACCGAACCTGACGAATTCAGTATCGATGATCTAAAAGCTGACGGCACTGCGCGCTGGGATGGCATCCGTAATTACCAGGCGCGCAATTTTCTGCGTGATCAGGTTAAGTTGGGGGATAGCGTTTTCATTTACCACAGCAGTTGCGCCCGTCCGGGGATTGCTGGTCAGGCTGAGGTGATTAAAACCGCTTACCCGGATCCGGCGCAGTTTGATGCCGAGAGTCGTTATTACGATCCTAAGGCAACAAAGGATGCTCCGCGTTGGTTTTGCGTGGATGTTCGTTGGCGGGCGACTTTTCCCGAGCTGTTATCATTGACTAGATTGAAGCAATTGCCGGTGTTAGAGGATATGGTGCTGTTGAAGCAGGGGCGGTTGTCAGTGCAGCCAGTCACGGCTGAGCAATGGCGAGTGATCGAAGCTCTTGCTGGCTGA
- the csrA gene encoding carbon storage regulator CsrA has protein sequence MLILTRRVGETLKIGDDVNVTVLGVKGNQVRIGVDAPKHVSVHREEIYDRIHKENQAADGQDEQD, from the coding sequence ATGTTAATATTGACGAGACGAGTAGGTGAAACGCTAAAAATTGGTGACGATGTAAATGTCACCGTATTGGGCGTGAAAGGCAATCAAGTCCGCATAGGTGTTGATGCGCCCAAGCACGTATCTGTTCATAGAGAAGAGATTTACGACCGCATTCACAAAGAAAACCAAGCGGCCGATGGTCAGGACGAGCAAGACTAA
- the alaS gene encoding alanine--tRNA ligase, translated as MKTAVIRKLFLDYFESQQHEVVASSSLVPGNDPTLLFTNAGMVQFKDVFLGKDKRNYVRATSSQRCVRAGGKHNDLENVGYTARHHTFFEMLGNFSFGDYFKKEAIEFAWDFLTNVLKLPQEKLWVTVYKDDTEAEAIWLKELGVSAERFSRLGEKDNFWSMGDTGPCGPCSEIFYDHGPDVAGGPPGSPEEDGDRYIEIWNLVFMQYDRSADGTLAPLPKPSVDTGMGLERIAAVMQSVHNNYEIDLFQKLLQAAADIAGLGQLANTSLRVIADHIRSCSFLIADGVVPSNEGRGYVLRRIIRRAVRHGNKLGINKPFFHQLVRPLAAEMGEAYPELIKMQAQVEKILLQEEEQFAKTLDQGLRILEQDLENLAGTQIPGDTAFRLYDTYGFPVDLTADIARERGLSVDMESFEKAMSAQRARARAASQFDVDLRSDLALEGVTSFSGYEHLSGHAQVQSLILNGENVARLQAGDKAMVQLDQTPFYAESGGQVGDTGLLSWPEGSFRVDDTTKQGDVFLHRGEVLDGELRIGSTINAEVDHVKRKATALNHSATHILHSALRQVLGDHVAQKGSLVDPERLRFDFSHFEAMTADQVNQVEAIVNQQIQANTPVETQVMALDDAMEKGVMALFGEKYGEKVRVLSMGDGFSVELCGGTHAARTGDIGLFKIVSESGIAAGVRRIEAITAQSALTYQNETEQNLQAVANLVKGSRDGTVEKVRHLVAKNKQLEKEIAELKAKLAGSAGSDLASQALDIQGIKVLTHAFNGIDNKSLLSTMDQLKSKLGTAVVVLAGVNGDKISLVAGVTKDTTDRIKAGELVNLVAQQVGGKGGGRPDLAQAGGNNPSALPKALASVVDWVEQRL; from the coding sequence ATGAAAACCGCCGTCATCAGAAAATTATTTTTAGATTATTTCGAAAGCCAGCAACATGAAGTAGTCGCCAGCAGTTCGTTAGTGCCGGGCAACGACCCTACCCTGCTATTTACCAATGCCGGGATGGTGCAGTTCAAAGATGTGTTTCTGGGCAAAGACAAACGCAATTACGTGCGTGCGACCAGTTCACAGCGCTGCGTGCGCGCCGGCGGCAAGCACAATGATTTGGAAAACGTCGGCTATACGGCACGTCACCACACCTTTTTTGAAATGCTGGGCAACTTTAGTTTCGGTGATTACTTTAAAAAAGAAGCCATAGAGTTCGCCTGGGACTTTTTGACCAATGTGCTCAAATTACCGCAGGAAAAGCTATGGGTGACCGTCTATAAAGATGACACGGAGGCGGAAGCCATTTGGTTAAAAGAATTAGGCGTGTCCGCCGAGCGCTTTTCTCGGCTTGGAGAGAAAGATAATTTCTGGTCGATGGGCGATACCGGCCCCTGTGGACCTTGCTCGGAAATATTTTACGATCACGGCCCAGATGTCGCTGGCGGTCCACCAGGTAGCCCGGAAGAAGATGGTGATCGCTATATCGAAATCTGGAACCTGGTATTTATGCAGTATGACCGTTCCGCTGATGGTACTTTGGCACCCCTGCCGAAACCTTCAGTTGATACCGGCATGGGGCTGGAGCGCATTGCGGCTGTGATGCAGTCTGTACACAACAATTACGAAATTGACCTGTTTCAAAAACTGCTGCAAGCCGCCGCGGATATTGCTGGATTGGGTCAGCTAGCGAATACTTCATTGCGGGTCATAGCGGATCATATTCGTTCCTGTAGCTTCTTAATTGCTGATGGCGTTGTTCCCTCCAACGAAGGTCGTGGCTACGTATTACGCCGCATTATCCGCCGTGCAGTTCGGCACGGTAACAAGCTGGGTATTAACAAACCCTTCTTCCATCAACTAGTCAGGCCATTAGCGGCCGAGATGGGCGAAGCTTACCCCGAGCTTATAAAGATGCAGGCTCAAGTAGAAAAGATTTTGTTACAAGAAGAGGAGCAATTCGCCAAAACCTTAGATCAAGGTCTGCGTATTCTGGAGCAAGATTTGGAAAACCTGGCGGGCACACAAATTCCGGGAGATACTGCTTTCCGCCTCTACGACACCTATGGTTTTCCGGTCGACTTAACCGCCGATATTGCACGTGAGCGTGGTCTTAGCGTTGATATGGAGAGTTTTGAAAAAGCAATGTCAGCGCAGCGAGCGCGAGCGCGGGCGGCCAGCCAGTTTGATGTAGACTTGCGCAGTGATCTGGCGCTTGAAGGAGTGACAAGTTTTTCTGGCTATGAACACTTATCCGGCCACGCTCAAGTGCAATCTCTCATTCTCAACGGTGAAAATGTGGCACGGCTCCAGGCTGGCGACAAAGCAATGGTGCAGTTAGATCAGACCCCCTTCTATGCTGAGTCAGGCGGCCAGGTAGGTGATACCGGGCTGTTGAGCTGGCCCGAAGGCTCCTTTCGAGTGGACGACACCACCAAACAAGGCGATGTATTTTTACACCGAGGTGAAGTGCTGGACGGCGAGCTGCGCATAGGCAGTACAATCAACGCCGAAGTGGATCATGTCAAACGTAAAGCGACCGCACTGAATCATTCAGCAACCCATATTCTGCACTCGGCTCTACGCCAAGTGCTGGGTGACCATGTGGCGCAGAAAGGCTCTTTGGTTGACCCCGAAAGGCTAAGGTTCGATTTTTCTCACTTTGAAGCAATGACCGCAGACCAGGTTAATCAAGTTGAAGCTATAGTCAATCAACAGATACAAGCGAATACTCCGGTGGAAACGCAGGTAATGGCATTGGATGACGCCATGGAAAAAGGTGTGATGGCGCTATTTGGAGAAAAGTATGGCGAGAAAGTTCGTGTGCTGTCCATGGGAGACGGTTTTTCGGTAGAACTCTGTGGAGGAACTCATGCGGCCCGAACTGGCGATATCGGCCTGTTTAAAATTGTCTCGGAAAGCGGTATTGCGGCAGGTGTACGCCGGATAGAAGCTATTACAGCCCAGAGTGCTTTAACTTACCAAAATGAAACGGAACAAAACCTACAGGCGGTAGCCAATTTAGTCAAAGGCTCGCGTGACGGCACGGTCGAAAAAGTTCGTCACTTAGTCGCCAAAAATAAACAGCTTGAAAAGGAAATTGCTGAGCTAAAAGCTAAGCTTGCCGGCAGTGCTGGCAGCGATTTAGCGTCGCAGGCACTGGATATTCAAGGAATAAAGGTGTTAACACACGCATTCAATGGCATTGATAATAAATCGTTACTGAGCACCATGGATCAGCTAAAATCAAAGCTTGGCACTGCAGTTGTCGTTTTAGCTGGCGTCAATGGCGATAAAATAAGTCTAGTAGCGGGTGTCACCAAAGATACCACTGACCGGATAAAAGCCGGAGAGCTGGTAAATTTGGTAGCCCAACAAGTTGGTGGTAAAGGAGGCGGCAGGCCAGACCTGGCCCAGGCGGGTGGAAATAACCCTTCAGCATTGCCTAAGGCCTTAGCTAGCGTTGTTGACTGGGTAGAGCAGAGACTGTAG
- a CDS encoding aspartate kinase has product MALYVQKFGGTSVGSIERIQAVADKIIKFRQDGHDIVVVVSAMSGETNRLIELAKAIDSDPSARELDVLVSTGEQVTIALLSMALNKKGCAARSYTGGQVKILTDNVYSKARILSIDEENMRKDLEAGRVVVVAGFQGVDEEGNITTLGRGGSDTSAVALAAALKADECQIYTDVDGVYTTDPRVVDKARRLDCITFEEMLEMASLGSKVLQIRSVEFAGKYNVPLRVLSSFEDGPGTLITLEDNDTMEQPIVSGIAFNRDEAKLTALGVADVPGVAAQIIGPISDANIEVDMIIQNTARDKSTDFTFTVHRNDYERAKKILEQQVTRLNIREIIGDDTIAKVSIVGVGMRSHAGVASKMFRCLAAEAINVQLISTSEIKISVVINEKYLELAVRALHSAFGLDAMETDK; this is encoded by the coding sequence ATGGCACTTTACGTACAAAAATTCGGCGGCACCTCAGTAGGCTCAATTGAGCGTATCCAAGCTGTCGCCGATAAAATTATTAAATTCCGACAGGATGGGCATGATATCGTGGTCGTGGTGTCTGCTATGAGCGGAGAAACCAATCGGCTCATTGAGCTTGCCAAAGCCATCGACTCGGATCCATCAGCGCGAGAGCTGGATGTCTTGGTATCCACCGGGGAGCAGGTTACTATTGCCCTGCTCAGCATGGCACTCAATAAAAAAGGCTGCGCCGCCCGTTCCTATACCGGCGGCCAGGTAAAAATTCTCACCGATAATGTATATTCGAAAGCGCGTATACTGTCCATCGATGAAGAAAATATGCGAAAAGACCTGGAGGCGGGGCGTGTTGTTGTCGTCGCTGGTTTCCAGGGGGTCGACGAAGAAGGTAACATCACGACTTTAGGACGCGGCGGTTCAGATACCTCCGCTGTGGCATTGGCGGCTGCGTTAAAAGCCGATGAGTGCCAAATATATACCGATGTGGACGGTGTCTACACAACGGACCCCCGAGTGGTCGACAAAGCACGCAGATTGGATTGCATTACCTTTGAAGAAATGCTTGAAATGGCGAGCCTCGGTTCTAAAGTTTTACAGATTAGATCAGTAGAGTTTGCCGGGAAATACAACGTGCCGTTACGCGTACTCTCTAGTTTTGAGGATGGCCCAGGCACACTGATAACATTAGAGGATAATGATACGATGGAACAACCCATTGTTTCCGGAATTGCTTTTAATCGTGATGAAGCCAAACTTACGGCGCTGGGTGTGGCCGATGTACCGGGCGTGGCAGCGCAAATAATTGGCCCCATCAGCGATGCGAATATCGAAGTCGATATGATTATCCAAAATACGGCGCGGGATAAATCAACGGATTTCACCTTTACCGTTCATCGAAATGATTATGAGCGCGCCAAAAAGATTCTTGAGCAACAAGTCACTAGATTAAATATTCGTGAAATTATTGGTGACGATACCATCGCCAAGGTGTCTATTGTTGGAGTTGGCATGAGATCACATGCTGGCGTTGCAAGTAAAATGTTTCGGTGCCTCGCTGCAGAAGCAATAAATGTACAGTTGATTTCTACCTCGGAAATTAAAATTTCGGTAGTCATTAATGAGAAGTATTTGGAGTTGGCGGTAAGAGCGCTACATAGTGCTTTTGGCTTGGATGCTATGGAAACGGATAAATAG
- the katG gene encoding catalase/peroxidase HPI — protein sequence MFKKPIPLIALLVVGLSPIAPIHTAFAQDKAMAAMTEVTTNEYWWPNRLDLKPLRQHSPASNPLGEEFNYAKAFASLNLDAVKRDLEILMTTSQDWWPADFGHYGPFFIRMAWHSAGTYRVSDGRGGADAGMQRFAPLNSWPDNANLDKARLLLWPIKQKYGASISWGDLMVLAGTVAMESMGFRTLGFAGGRVDGWEPEVINWGAERKWLADNKRYEGKRELKNPFGAVQMGLIYVNPEGPNGNPDPLAAAEDIRLSFGRMAMNDEETAALIAGGHTFGKAHGAADPSKYVGREPEAAGIEAQGTGWHSSYGSGKGADTITSGLEGAWTSNPAAWTHNYLQNLYAFNWVKTKSPAGATQWIPDDDSVANLVPDAHDRSKRHAPIMFTTDLALRFDPVYGKITKHWLDNPKEFEIAFAKAWFKLTHRDMGPRTRYLGSMVPKEQMIWQDNIPAVDHELINAEDMSQLKANILKSGLSVSELVRTAWASASTFRGTDFRGGANGARIRLAPQKDWAVNQPAELVKVLKKLEGIQKNFNKAQSGDKKISLADLIVLAGSAAIEEAAKKAGYSIEVPFTPGRMDASQAQTDVNSFAVLEPTADGFRNYFAKGHSRSPAEMLVDKADMLSLTIPEMTVLVGGMRALNANAGNTKHGVFTDKAGTLTNDFFINLLDLSTQWSKSSKSAGIYEGRDRATGKVKWTATPVDLIFGSNSELRAVAETYAFDDSGEKFVTDFVNAWTKVMNLDRFDLLWVKS from the coding sequence ATGTTTAAGAAACCAATACCCTTAATAGCCCTACTGGTGGTCGGATTATCTCCGATTGCTCCTATCCATACTGCGTTTGCCCAAGACAAGGCCATGGCAGCTATGACAGAGGTAACGACCAATGAATACTGGTGGCCCAACCGCTTGGATCTCAAACCACTTCGTCAACACTCACCGGCATCCAATCCGCTGGGTGAAGAATTCAACTACGCAAAAGCATTTGCAAGCCTGAATCTGGATGCCGTGAAGCGAGATCTTGAGATACTGATGACAACCTCACAGGACTGGTGGCCGGCAGACTTTGGCCACTATGGCCCATTTTTTATTCGCATGGCCTGGCACAGCGCGGGCACCTACCGCGTCAGTGACGGCCGCGGCGGTGCCGATGCCGGTATGCAGCGTTTTGCTCCGCTCAACAGCTGGCCTGACAATGCTAACCTGGACAAAGCCCGGCTGCTGCTCTGGCCGATCAAACAAAAGTACGGCGCAAGCATTTCCTGGGGAGACCTGATGGTGCTGGCCGGAACCGTGGCGATGGAATCGATGGGGTTCAGAACCCTGGGCTTTGCTGGCGGACGTGTTGACGGCTGGGAACCCGAAGTGATCAACTGGGGCGCTGAACGTAAATGGCTCGCGGACAACAAACGCTACGAAGGCAAAAGAGAACTGAAAAATCCTTTTGGCGCCGTGCAAATGGGTTTGATCTATGTGAACCCAGAAGGTCCTAACGGCAACCCTGATCCCCTTGCCGCCGCCGAGGATATTCGTCTGTCATTCGGACGCATGGCGATGAACGATGAAGAAACGGCTGCGCTGATTGCCGGCGGCCACACCTTCGGTAAAGCCCACGGTGCAGCGGACCCTTCCAAGTACGTCGGCAGAGAACCGGAAGCGGCAGGCATCGAAGCACAAGGCACTGGTTGGCATAGCAGTTACGGTAGCGGCAAGGGCGCTGATACCATCACCAGTGGTTTAGAAGGCGCCTGGACCAGTAATCCTGCGGCATGGACACACAACTACCTGCAAAACCTCTATGCTTTCAACTGGGTCAAAACCAAGAGTCCGGCAGGCGCGACCCAATGGATTCCGGACGATGATTCGGTAGCAAACCTCGTACCGGATGCCCACGATCGGTCAAAACGGCATGCGCCCATCATGTTCACCACTGACCTGGCGCTGAGGTTCGATCCCGTATATGGCAAGATCACTAAGCATTGGCTCGACAATCCGAAAGAGTTCGAAATAGCCTTCGCTAAAGCCTGGTTCAAGTTAACCCATCGCGATATGGGTCCAAGGACGCGCTATCTTGGTTCTATGGTGCCCAAGGAACAAATGATTTGGCAAGATAACATTCCAGCGGTGGACCATGAGTTAATCAACGCAGAGGATATGAGCCAACTCAAAGCCAACATCCTTAAATCAGGACTGTCCGTTTCTGAACTGGTCAGAACCGCCTGGGCATCGGCGTCAACCTTCCGTGGCACCGATTTCCGCGGTGGTGCTAATGGCGCACGTATTCGCCTTGCGCCCCAGAAAGATTGGGCAGTTAACCAACCAGCCGAATTGGTAAAAGTACTGAAGAAGCTGGAAGGAATCCAAAAGAACTTCAACAAAGCACAATCCGGCGATAAAAAAATATCGCTTGCCGACCTGATTGTGCTGGCCGGTTCCGCTGCGATTGAAGAAGCGGCGAAGAAAGCTGGGTATTCGATTGAAGTTCCCTTTACTCCGGGCCGTATGGACGCGTCGCAAGCACAGACCGATGTCAACTCCTTTGCTGTGCTCGAACCCACCGCAGACGGTTTCCGTAACTACTTCGCCAAAGGTCATTCCAGATCACCGGCAGAGATGCTAGTCGATAAAGCCGACATGTTGTCCCTGACCATTCCTGAGATGACCGTACTAGTCGGCGGCATGCGTGCTTTAAATGCTAATGCCGGAAATACCAAACACGGCGTATTCACCGACAAAGCCGGAACCCTTACCAACGACTTTTTCATTAACCTGCTCGACCTGTCGACCCAGTGGAGCAAGTCATCCAAGTCCGCTGGTATTTACGAAGGCCGTGATCGGGCAACCGGCAAAGTGAAATGGACTGCCACACCAGTAGACCTGATCTTTGGTTCCAACAGTGAATTACGCGCTGTCGCTGAAACCTATGCCTTCGACGACTCGGGTGAGAAGTTTGTCACCGACTTTGTCAACGCCTGGACCAAGGTGATGAATCTCGACCGCTTTGACCTACTTTGGGTCAAAAGCTGA